CCGCTAATTTAAATAAATTGCGCGGAGATGACATGGCAATGATTTTCCAAGACCCACTGACAGCATTAAATCCGCTAATGGAAATTGGCGAACAGATTGGAGAAGCATTGCTTTTGCATAATCCAAGAATGTCACAGAAACAACGTAAAATAAGAGTTATAGAATTATTAAATTTAGTAGGAATTCCACGTTCGGAATATGTATATGAGCAATTCCCCCATGAATTATCCGGAGGAATGCGGCAGCGGGTTGTTATAGCGATTGCCATTTCGAATAAACCAGAATTACTAATTGCCGATGAGCCGACTACAGCACTTGATGTAACGATTCAAGCCCAAATTCTGGATTTAATTCGCAAATTAAAAGAAGAAATGCATGCTGGGATTATTTTAATTACACATGATCTCGGTGTTGTTGCAGAAATGGCCGATCGGGTGGCTGTTATGTATGCAGGACAAATTGTTGAAATTGCTGAAGTACATACATTGTTTGAAAATCCATTACATCCTTATACAAAATCATTACTGAATTCAGTACCAACGGAAGGACAAGACAAGCTTCATGTGATTCAAGGGATTGTCCCGTCGTTAAAAAATTTACCGCGTGAAGGGTGCCGTTTTGCAGCAAGAATACCTTGGATTGATGCCTCTGCCCATGAAGAAAAACCTGTACTGCATGAGGTTGAACCAGGACATTTTGTAAGGTGCACATGTCATGCGCATTTTTACTTCTCTGATGAAAGTAAGGAGGATGAGAAGAATGGGGTTTCTTGAGGTTAACGATTTAAAGGTATATTTTCCTATTAAAGGTGGAATTTTCAATCGTACCATTGGCCATATAAAAGCGGTTGATGGCGTTTCATTTTCGCTGGAGCAAGGTAAAACATATGGTCTTGTAGGGGAATCGGGTTCAGGAAAATCAACAACTGGACGAGCGATCATCGGGTTAGAACATGTAACTTCTGGTCAAATATTATTTGAAGGCAAAGATATTACATCCATGAAAAGCAAAACAAAGGATTTGCGAAGAGATATTCAAATGATTTTCCAAGATCCTTATTCGTCTTTGAATCCCAAAAAGCGTGTCCTTGATATTATTGCAGAGCCTTTGCGTAATTTCGAAAACCTATCTAAACAGGAAGAGAAAAAGCAAGTACAGGACTTGCTTGAGCTTGTTGGATTAAGTCCAGAGAGTATATTGAAATATCCGCATCAATTCTCTGGTGGCCAAAGACAACGGATTGGAGTTGCAAGGGCATTAGCTTTAAAACCAAAATTGATCATTGCTGATGAGCCTGTATCAGCATTGGATGTTTCTGTTCAAGCCCAGGTACTCAATTTTATGCGGGAAATTCAAGACCAGCTTAACTTGACATATTTGCTGATTAGTCATGATTTAGGAATCATTAAACATATGTGTGATCATATTGGCATTATGTATAAAGGACGGTATGTGGAAGAAGGGACAAACGATGAAATCTTTACCAACCCTCATCATATTTATTCAAAACGTCTCGTTGCTGCAATTCCAGATATAAATCCGAGAATGCGGGAAAAGCAATATCAATATCGTCAGGAAGTACAAAAAGAATATAACCAATCCTATAATGATTATTTTGATCAAGAAGGGCTAGCATACAGCTTGCAATCGATATCTGACACCCATAAAGTTGCTTTGCCAAAGAGAGGTTGATTCTATGTGGAAGTTTATTGTTAGACGACTATTTGTAACATTCCCTCAAATTGTTATTTTAAGTGTCATTATTTTTATTTTAGCACAAATGATGCCTGGTGACGCTCTTACTGGCTTGATAGATCCAAATATCGATCCAGTAGCAATAGAAGAGCAGCGCGAGCGATTAGGGCTTAACGATCCATGGTATGTTCAGTACACCGACTGGGTTAAAGGAGTCGTACAAGGGGACTTTGGACAATCATTCCGATATAAGATGCCTGTATCTGAACTGATTGAACAACGGATGATCAACACATTCTGGCTGTCTCTACTTACATTGATTTTTACATATGCAATGGCGATTCCGTTGGGTATTATAAGTGGACGCTGGAACGATACCTGGCTGGATCGTGCGATTACAGGCTATACCTATATCGGATTTGCAGCTCCGCTCTTTATTACTGCCTTATTGATGGTTTGGGTGTTCGGTTTTCATTTTGGCTGGTTTCCGACAGGCGGAAGTGTTGCACCTGGATTAACTCCAGGTACATTTGAGTATTTTTTAAGTAAGTTACAACATTTATTGCTGCCTGCATTTTCAATGGCGGTCATTACGACAGTTTCCACTGTTCAATATTTACGAAGTGAAATAATTGATACGAAACAGAAAGACTTTATTGTAACTGCGAGAGCTAAGGGTGCTCCTGAATCAAGGGTATATAATCGCCATATTTTCAGGAATTCGTTATTGCCGATTGCTGCATTTTTTGGGTATGAAATTTCAGGGTTAATCGGAGGATCTGTATTTGTTGAAAGTATATTTTCTTTTCCAGGAATGGGGAAATTATTCCTTGATTCGGTACTTTTACGAGATTACAGTGTCGTAACTTCAGTTGTATTAATTTTTGGTATTGCCGCCATATTAGGTGCTTTACTTTCTGATATTATTCTAAGTATCGTTGATCCGAGGATACGTATTAAGTAGAATCCGAGAGACACTGAGGTGATTTAAAATGGAAATGAATAAGGTTAACGCAGACGTTCAGGCGTCTGATCAGGTTAGAAGTCCCTCTGGCTTTTCAATATTATGGAGGGAAATTGTTAAAGATAAAGTTGCGTTAATATCATTAATCCTGTTGGTGCTTACCTGTATATTTGTCTATGGTATTTCATTGTTTTTGAATCAGTCAGAAATTGTAAAGGTTGATTTATTTGCAATACATGAACCTCCAAATGAGCAATTTTTATTAGGTACAGATTATGGCGGGCGTGATGTCTTTGGTCAATTACTTATTGGAACGAGAAACTCATTATCTATCGGTATATTAGTTACCTTAATATCAGGAACAATTGGGATTTTACTAGGATTGGTTTCAGGTTACTTTGGTGGTCATATTGATAATGCGGCAATGCGGTTAGTAGACTTTTTTATGGTTTTGCCTACATTAATGATTGTTATTGTTTTTGTAACCATTGTGTCTGATTATAGTATTTGGTCTTTTTCACTCATCATGTCGTCCTTTTTGTGGATGGGAATCGCTAGACTTATCCGGTCGAAAGCACTGCAGGAAAGAGAACTGGATTATGTTCACGCTTCTAAAACATTAGGATCTTCTAATTTTAAAATTATGTTTACACAAGTCTTGCCAAACTTAAGTTCCATCATTATCGTTACAATGACATTAAATTTAGCAGCAAATATTGGAATTGAGTCTGGGCTTTCATTCTTAGGATTTGGTTTTCCCGAAAGCACACCCAGTCTAGGCACACTTATTAGTTATGCCAGAAACCCTCAAACACTTGAATTCAGATGGTGGATTTGGCTGCCAGCTGCAATACTTATTTTGATATTGATGCTTGCTATAAATAATGTCGGTCAGGCATTAAAGCGTGCTACTGACGCTAGACAGCGAAGAGGCTAATAATAATTGTATTTGGATACCTACATTAATGCGTTTTATTCGTATTAATGTTAGATATATAATTTCAGTTTTTTACTGAAATAAAGAAAAAAGCTTTTTAAAAAAGGGGAGGTTAGAGTTATGGGTAGGTCAAATCTTATGAAGGCGTTATTAGCGCTGATGCTGGTTCTTTTAGTTGCGTTAGCTGCTTGTAGCGGGGACTCTGATGATGGACAAAGTGAGGGAACTGATAGTGGCTCTGATTCAGAAGGTTCAGCAGAGACTGAAGGGGGAGGAGAAGGTGAACTCTACTCAATTGAAGACTTCAGCAAAATTAAGACAAATGAAGGGGAAGCAATTGAAGGAGGGACACTTAATTTCGGTTTAGTTACTGACACTGCTTTTGAAGGTACACTAAATTGGAATTTTTACTCGGGAGATCCTGATGCTCAAATCTTAGAATGGTTTGATGAGGCTTTATTAACTTGGGATGAAAACTATGTATATACAAATGATGGTGCGGCAACGTATGAAATCAGTGAGGATGGGCATGTTTTCACATTCACGATAGGTGATAATGTAAACTGGCATGATGGCGAGCCTGTCACTGCTGAGGATTGGTTGTTTGCACATGAAGTAATAGGACATCCAGATTATGATGGTCCACGATATGGTTCAGATTTTACTAATATTGAGGGAATGGAAGAGTACCATGCTGGTGAAGCAGATACGATTTCAGGTATTAAAGTCATTGACGATAAAACATTGGAGATCACCTATATCCAAGCAACACCTTCATTAGTAACTGGCAGCATCTGGACATATCCGTTAGCGAAGCATATTTTCGGTGATATGGAAGTTGCGGAAATGTCTGCATCTAAAGAAGTACGTGAAAATCCAATAGGATTTGGACCATTTAAAGTAGAAAGCATTGTACCTGGTGAATCCGTAACGATGGTTAAGAATGAAGATTACTGGAGAGGTGAGCCAAATCTGGATGGTGTTACGGTAAAAGTAATTAATCCAAATGTAATTGTTCAGGAGCTTGAATCTGGCGGTGTTGATACAGTTAGCTCATTCCCGGTGGATCAATTCCCAGACAATGCAGAAATGTCTAATGTGGAATATTTAGGGATGATTGACCGTTCGTATTCGTATATCGGATTTAAATTAGGTACGTGGGATAAAGAAAAAGGTCAAGTTGTAACAGATCCTGATGCCAAAATGGCTGATGTTAATTTACGTAAAGCGATGTGGCATGCAGTAGATAACACTACTGTAGGCGAACGATTCTATAATGGTCTGCGTTGGAATGCAACAACACTTATTCCGCCGTCACATCCAGAATTCCATGATGAATCAAACCCAGGTGTACCATATGATCCAGAAAAAGCAAAACAACTTTTGGATGAGGCTGGTTATGTAGACGTAAACGGTGATAACTTGCGTGAGACACCTGATGGGGAAGAGCTTGTTATTAATTTTGCATCGATGTCAGGTGATGAAGTTGCAGAACCATTAGCACAATATTACATTCAGGCTTGGGAACAAGTTGGATTAAAAGTACAGCTTTTAGATGGTCGTTTACAAGAATTTAATTCATTTTATGACCGTATCGGTCAAAATGGAGATGATGATCCAGAGGTTGACGTTTATGCAGCAGCTTGGGGCGTTGGAATCGATGTAGATCCTAGGGGATTATATGGTCGAGATGCGATCTTCAACTTCTCACGTTATTCAAGTGATAAAAATGATGAATTAATGTCTGCTGGTGTTTCGGAGGATGCATTTGAACTAGAGAATCGTCAAAAAGTATATAATGAGTGGCAGCAATTCATGATTGATGAAGTTCCTGTGTTCCCGACTGTTTACCGTTCAGCACTTGTACCTGTAAATAATCGAGTTCATAATTACTATATCGGTGATGGAACAAACATGTATCGTTATGATATTGCAGTTACGCAAGAAAAACCAATTGTAGCTGAATAAGAATTTTAAGAAGACTCATCTTGTGGTGAGTCTTCTTTTCTCGGTCGTAATCTGGATGGCTAAAGCATGCATAAATCTATTAATCTGGCTACAAAAGTTTGCAAATTGAATATTTATAAAAGTGTTCTCCTAATTTTGCCTGACAAGTCGAATAAGCTATAATGATGAATAGAGAAATAATCAAGGAGGGGTTTAAATGAGGCTAACGGAACAAGAGCAAATGAAAAAAGCAGTAGGGGAAAAGGCAGCAGAATTTGTAAAAGATGGCATGAATGTAGGTCTTGGTTCTGGTTCGACTGTGTATTGGATGGTACGAAAGCTTGGAGAACTGGTGAAATCCGGTTTATCTATTGAAGGAATTCCGTCTTCCAAACAGACTGCAACATGGGCAAATGAATTCGGCGTTCCACTCACAGACTTTCGAGAAGTGAGGGAGCTGGATTTGACGATTGATGGTGCGGATGAAGTAGACGAAAATCATCAACTTATCAAAGGTGGCGGTGCTGCATTATTTCGGGAAAAAATAATAGCGCAGGCTGCTAAGGAATTAATTATTATTGTTGATGAATCAAAGATGGTTGCACATTTGGGAGAATACCCATTGCCAATCGAAGTGCTCCCATTTGCATGGGAACGAACAGCAAATGAAATTTCAAAACTTGGCTGTGTACCTAAGCTTCGTATGGCTGAAGATGAAATATTAGTTACTGATAACGGAAATTACATATTGGATTGTCCGTTTAAAAAGATACAGGATCCAGACCAATTAAATAATCAATTGAAGCAAATTGTAGGCGTAATAGAAACTGGCTTATTTATCGATATGACGACTAAAGTAATTATAGGGAATAAAGAAACCGTTACTGTTGTAGAATAATGCATGTGAAGAAACACCCGAGGATTAAATTCTTTGGGTGTTTTTTATTATGCATTAACTCGGCATTAAGTTTAACTTAATCCATGATAGGGACTATTTGAAGCTTCATTATCATTATAAATAACTTTTTCGCATACGATGAGAAGTAAACTTAAAAAAGTAAATGGAAAGGGTGGCATCATTTGTGTGGAATAACCGGCTTTGTTGACTGGAAGAGGCATGCGCACACACGGCAGGCAGTTTTGGAAAAAATGACAGCTGCATTATCATTGCGAGGCCCCGATGAAACAAATTATTGGACCTTTAAACATACTGGTTTTGGACATAAGCGGCTGTCGGTTGTTGATTTAGAAGGCGGGAAACAGCCAATGAGTAAAATAAAGAATGGTTTTGTTTATACGATTGTTTATAATGGAGAGCTGTATAATACGGAGGAATTACGTCAGACACTTCTTAAAAAAGGCTATGTATTCCAGACAGCATCCGATACGGAGGTATTGCTGACGGCTTACTTGGAATGGAAGGAAGACTGTGTCCATTATCTCAATGGCATCTATGCATTCGGTGTATGGGATGAAAAAAAGGAACAGCTTTTTATGTCCAGGGACCGTTTGGGCGTAAAACCATTGTTTTTTTGTGAAAAGCAGGAACAATTCATTTTTGGTTCTGAATTGAAAGCAATTCTGGCTCATGATGCTGTTGAATCAGTAATTGATCGCGAAGGAATTTCGGAAATATTTGGACTTGGTCCATCAAGAACGCCGGGTCACGGATTATTTAAAGGAATACATGAACTTCGTGCGGCGCATTCGCTGATTTTTTCAAAAAATGGGTTGAAGATATGGCGTTATTGGAACATGGTTAGCAAACCACATATTGATTCACTTGAAATTACAGCAGAAAAAGTAAGGGAGTTAGTTGTTGATGCAGTGCAGCGACAGCTTGTTGCAGATGTTCCTGTATCCACCTTCTTATCTGGTGGATTAGACTCCAGTGCAATTACAGCAATTGCTGCAGATTATTTTAAAGAAACAGGAAAGGGAACATTAACAACTTTTTCAGTAGATTATGAAGGAAATGATAAGCATTTCCAATCGAGTTCCTTCCAGCCCTCGAGTGATAAGCCATGGATAGATCGAATGGTTAATGAATTCTCGACAGATCACCACGATGAAATTATCTCTGGACGTGAGCTTGCAGCTTTACTGAAGGAAGCGGTAGACGTTCGAGATCAACCAGGGCAAGCAGATATTGATTCTTCCTTACTCTGGTTTTGTCGCCGGATCAAAGAAAAAACAACTGTAGCGTTATCGGGTGAATGTGCAGATGAAATCTTTGGCGGCTATCCGTGGTTCCATGATCTGTCAACCGCTGAAAATGGCTTTCCTTGGATGCGTTCCTTAGATGCACGAATCGATTTGCTCCATCCGGAATGGCAAAAAAAATTAGACTTAAAAAGCTATGTCCAGTCTCGCTATCAGGAAACCATTTTGGAAACGCCAGTATTGGATGGTGAAGCACCTGAGGATGCAATGCGCAGGGCACTTTTTTATTTGAATATGCAGTGGTTTATGGCGCAGCTGCTGGATCGGAAGGACCGCATGAGTATGGGAGCCAGCTTGGAAGTGCGTGTACCTTATGCAGATCATCGGATTGTGGAATATGTCTGGAATATACCGTGGAAAATGAAAAATCTCGACGGACGTGAAAAAGGAATTTTACGTAAGGCGCTAGAAGGCATTGTCCCGGATGATGTGTTATATCGGAAAAAGAGTCCATATCCAAGAACCTTTCAGCCAGAATATACAAAGCAAGTTGTGACATGGATGGAGACAATTTTAGCAGATCGAAATGCTCGATTATTTGAGTTTATGAAACGTGAAAAGGTGGAGGCAATTGTCAAAAGTGAAGGAAAGGAATTCAAGGATCCATGGTATGGTCAGCTGATGCGAGGCCCACAGCTAATTGCACACCTTTGCCAAATTGATTATTGGCTGAGAAAATACGATATCAAAATAAAAGTATGATAGAAAGGTTCTCTTAAAAGGATTGGCTCCCTTTTAAGAGAACCTTTTATGATGTAACTCTTTGAAAATTACGATATAATAATGCTAGTCCAAAAAGGAGGAGGGGAATACATATGAACTATTATGCTGCATTATCACCAATGAAGGATGCTGAGAAAAGTCAGCAATACCGTCAAGATCATTTAGATTATCTAGGCAAGTTAGCTGAACAGGGGAAAGTTTTTGCGAAAGGCCGTTTTACAGATGGAACCGGCGGATTAGTCATTTACATTGCTGAGGGCTTCGAGGAAGTTGAAGAAATTGTAAAAAATGATCCATATGTTGTGCAAGGAGCAAGAGGATATGAGATACATGAATGGACGATGACAACGGATGCTGTATTACCTGAAAAATAGATTAGTTGTTAAAGTCAGGGCTCTTTACTAAGGAGGGACCTGACTTTTTTCTATTATATATTTAAAATTTCTACCGCATTTTGAACACGTGCTTCTGTTGGCGGTTCGATACCCTCAAGCGGGTATTCTAATCCGAGTGCATCCCACTTATACACGCCCATTTTATGATATGGCAGCACCTCGATTTTCTCGACATTATTTAATGTATGAATGAAATCAGATAATTGCTTTAAGTCCTCGTCATTATCGCTATGCCCTGGAACAAGTACATGGCGGATCCAGACAGGAATTTCTTTTTTATCTAAATAGCGAGCAAGTGTGAGAATATGGTCATTTGACATACCAGTCAGAATCCTGTGTTTAATTGGATCGATTTGCTTTATGTCCATAAGCATAAGTTCAGTTAGTTCTAACAGCTCATCAAGCTGTTTCAAAAAGACAGGGGATTTTGAAAAGCAGCCACCAGCTGTATCAATCGCAGTATGGATGCCTAAAGCTCTTAGTTCTCGAAAAAGTGCTATTAGAAACTTAACGTGCAGCAGTGGTTCGCCGCCACTTACGGTAACTCCCCCGCCGGATGCTTGAAAAAAGGGGAGATAGTCTTTGATATCAGTGACGAGCTCATTCACCGTCATCTCCTTGCCATCACCCATTTTCCATGTATCTGGATTATGACAAAACTGGCAACGGAGCGGGCAGCCTTGCATAAAAATGATATAACGCAGACCTGGACCATCAACGGTTCCGCATGTTTCGATAGAATGAATTCGACCTTTCACCTGAAAAACCTCCCCATAAATAAATTATATATAATAGGGTGCTCCCCCTTGGAGGAGGAGCGACTACCCAGTTATTGAATAATTTTAACTTCGCTCATGGTTGGCTTACATTCCTTGATGGAATGTTCGATTGATAACATCCAATTGTTGTTCCCGAGTTAGTTTAATAAAGTTTACTGCATATCCAGATACACGAATTGTTAGCTGTGGATATTGTTCTGGATGCTCCATTGCATCAAGCAATGTTTCACGATCAAACACATTGACGTTTAAATGATGCCCGCCTTTTATTGTATAGCCGTCAAGCATTCCTGACAGATTTTTGATTCGTGTCATAGCTTCTTTTCCGAGTGCTTTTGGTACGATAGAAAAGGTGTTGCTTATTCCGTCTAATGCGTGCTTGTACGGTAATTTTGCAACCGAGCTAAGAGATGCTAATGCCCCTTTTTCATCGCGGCCATGCAATGGGTTCGCGCCAGGCGCAAATGGTTCCCCAGCTTTTCGGCCATCTGGTGTATTTCCAGTTTTCTTCCCATAAACAACATTAGAGGTAATCGTTAAAACAGAAAGTGTTGGAACTGAATTTCGATAGGTTTGGTGTTTTTTAATCTTATTCATGAAGGCTGTGACAAGTTCGACTGCGATGGCATCAACGCGGTCATCATTGTTCCCGTATTTCGGGAAATTCCCTTCAATTTTGTAATCGACAGCATAGCCGGCTTCATTACGGATAACTTTTACATTTGCATGCTTAATGGCACTTAATGAATCTGCTGCAACCGATAAGCCTGCAATCCCCGTTGCCATTGTCCGGAGAATGTTTCTATCATGCAATGCCATTTCAATTCGTTCATAGCTATATTTATCATGCATGTAATGAATTACATTGAGTGTATTTATATATAGTCCGGCAAGCCATTCCAGCATCTGGTCGTATTTTTCCATTACTTCCTCGTAGTGGAGATATTCAGAAGTAATTGGTTCGTATTTCGGTCCTACTTGTGCGAAGGATTGTTCATCTACTCCTCCATTAATGGCATATAGCAAAGCTTTGGCCAGATTAGCCCGTGCACCGAAAAACTGCATTTGCTTTCCAATTTCCATTGCAGAAACACAGCAAGCGATCCCGTAATCATCTCCAAATTGCTCCCGCATTAAATCGTCATTTTCATATTGAATTGAACTTGTTTTAATAGACATATGTGCACAGTATTCCTTAAACGGCCGCGGTAATTGATCAGACCATAAAACCGTTAAGTTTGGTTCTGGTGCAGGTCCCAGATTGTCTAATGAGTGTAAAAATCGGAATGAGTTTTTTGTCACAAGCGGTGTACCATCTTTGGCGATACCACCAATTGATTCTGTTACCCAAGTTGGATCCCCGCTGAATAATTCATTGTAATCTGGAGTTCTTGCAAATTTTACAAGCCTTAGTTTCATTACAAAATGGTCGACTAGCTCCTGGGCAGCTTCTTCTGTAATGACTCCATTTTGCAGATCACGTTCAATATAAATATCTAAGAAGGTAGAAACTCTGCCGAGACTCATCGCAGCACCGTTTTGTTCTTTAATGGCTGCTAGATAACCAAAATATAACCATTGAAATGCTTCCATTGCATTTGTAGCGGGATTTGAAATATCAAATCCATAATCTGAACCAAGCTGTTTTAACTCTTGTAAGGCACGAATTTGTTCAGTAAGCTCTTCGCGGTCACGAATGATTTTCTCGGACATAATACCATTTGCTCCCGTTGCTGCATGTTCCTCTTGCTTATCAGCGATTAACTTGTCAACACCATATAAAGCAACTCGTCGATAATCACCAATGATCCGACCACGTCCATATGCATCAGGCAGACCTGTAATAATTCCAGCTTTTCTTGCTGCCCGCATTTCTGGTGTGTACGCATCAAAAACACCCTGGTTATGTGTTTTGCGGTAGTTGGTGAATATATGTTTAACTTCTTCATCCAACTCATATCCATATGATTCCAGAGCATCTTCAGCCATTCTGATACCACCAAATGGTTGAAGAGAGCGCTTAAACGGTTGGTCTGTCTGGACACCAACAATTTTTTCAATGCCTTTATTTAAATAGCCAGCTCCATGTGAGGTAATGGTTGATACAATTGAAGTATCCATATCCAAAACGCCACCATTTTCTCGTTCTTGCTTTGTTAAATCCATCACTTGTTCCCATAAAACTGTCGTGTTCTTCGTCGGTTCTGCTAAAAAGCCTTCATCACCAGTATAGACAGTAATGTTTTGCATAATAAAGTCGCGAACATTAATTTCTTCTTGCCATTTTCCACTTTTAAAATCCATTTTGTTTTGAGCAGTTACAACCATAATAACCCTCCTAAAAAAGAATTGTGAAATATTGAGCATTCTTTATATGTTTATCATATCACATATTTTTAGATGAAGTTATTTAAAATGTTAAAGAAGTGTGTCAGAATTGTAACTATATCATGTCGATGAAGAAGGAATGAAATATTTAAAAATATGTTCAATTCACGTATAATGGTATAAATGATTTGAACGTCATATTAAAGGAAATCATAAAAGGAAGAATGCCATAATGGGAAGAAAGATTGTTGATTTGGTAAGACATAGAGGAGATGAGCTACCAATCAAAGGAAAGATAAGTTCATGCAGTAAGTTATGAAGGCTATGAGCTTCTTGGCGCAATGAGTGATTTTGATTACCTAAGTAAGCGAAAGGAAGTTCAGCATTAAAAGAGCATCGCCATTTGGTACCTATTTTTTCATTCACGGGCCTGCTTGAAAGTTCATCGCTGCATAGGCTGGCAGCATACTAAAAATAGAAAAAGGTTTGTGACATATGAGAACACACTGGAATTTGTTTATTGCTTTTTTTCGGGTTGGTATACTTGGGTTCGGGGGAGGACCTGCTTCGATTCCCCTTATTCAA
This region of Oceanobacillus sp. FSL K6-2867 genomic DNA includes:
- the pflA gene encoding pyruvate formate-lyase-activating protein, with the translated sequence MKGRIHSIETCGTVDGPGLRYIIFMQGCPLRCQFCHNPDTWKMGDGKEMTVNELVTDIKDYLPFFQASGGGVTVSGGEPLLHVKFLIALFRELRALGIHTAIDTAGGCFSKSPVFLKQLDELLELTELMLMDIKQIDPIKHRILTGMSNDHILTLARYLDKKEIPVWIRHVLVPGHSDNDEDLKQLSDFIHTLNNVEKIEVLPYHKMGVYKWDALGLEYPLEGIEPPTEARVQNAVEILNI
- the pflB gene encoding formate C-acetyltransferase, translating into MVVTAQNKMDFKSGKWQEEINVRDFIMQNITVYTGDEGFLAEPTKNTTVLWEQVMDLTKQERENGGVLDMDTSIVSTITSHGAGYLNKGIEKIVGVQTDQPFKRSLQPFGGIRMAEDALESYGYELDEEVKHIFTNYRKTHNQGVFDAYTPEMRAARKAGIITGLPDAYGRGRIIGDYRRVALYGVDKLIADKQEEHAATGANGIMSEKIIRDREELTEQIRALQELKQLGSDYGFDISNPATNAMEAFQWLYFGYLAAIKEQNGAAMSLGRVSTFLDIYIERDLQNGVITEEAAQELVDHFVMKLRLVKFARTPDYNELFSGDPTWVTESIGGIAKDGTPLVTKNSFRFLHSLDNLGPAPEPNLTVLWSDQLPRPFKEYCAHMSIKTSSIQYENDDLMREQFGDDYGIACCVSAMEIGKQMQFFGARANLAKALLYAINGGVDEQSFAQVGPKYEPITSEYLHYEEVMEKYDQMLEWLAGLYINTLNVIHYMHDKYSYERIEMALHDRNILRTMATGIAGLSVAADSLSAIKHANVKVIRNEAGYAVDYKIEGNFPKYGNNDDRVDAIAVELVTAFMNKIKKHQTYRNSVPTLSVLTITSNVVYGKKTGNTPDGRKAGEPFAPGANPLHGRDEKGALASLSSVAKLPYKHALDGISNTFSIVPKALGKEAMTRIKNLSGMLDGYTIKGGHHLNVNVFDRETLLDAMEHPEQYPQLTIRVSGYAVNFIKLTREQQLDVINRTFHQGM